The following proteins are encoded in a genomic region of Ictalurus furcatus strain D&B chromosome 6, Billie_1.0, whole genome shotgun sequence:
- the desma gene encoding desmin a produces the protein MSKNYSSSAETASSYRRTFGSGLGSTMSSSLFGRGSSGASRVSSRVYEVTKTSSSAPLYSRHRSGASSFGYGGGAVTRSYAGLGEKLDFNLADAMNQDFLHTRTNEKAELQHLNDRFASYIEKVRFLEQQNQALSVEIERLRGREPTRIAEMYEEEMRELRRQVDAVTNQRARVEVERDNLADDLEKLKLRLQEEIHQKEEAENNLSAFRADVDAATLARLDLERRIESLHEEIAFLKKIHEEEIRELQSQMQDTQVQVQMDMSKPDLTAALRDIRGQYEAIAAKNISEAEEWYKSKVTDLNQAVSKNHDALRQAKQETMEFRHQIQSYTCEIDSLKGTNESLIRQMREMEERLAQETGGYQDTITRLEAEIAKMKDDMARHLREYQDLLNVKMALDVEIATYRKLLEGEESRISLPPQSYSSLNFRGDARETSQEHISQPRSSEIHSKKTVLIKTIETRDGEVVSESTQHQQDIV, from the exons ATGAGCAAGAACTACTCCTCATCCGCTGAGACGGCCTCTTCCTACCGTCGAACCTTCGGCTCAGGTCTGGGCTCGACCATGTCCAGCTCCCTGTTTGGCCGTGGCTCTTCCGGCGCTTCCCGTGTTTCTTCCAGAGTCTATGAGGTGACCAAGACCTCCTCTTCCGCCCCCCTTTACTCACGCCACCGCTCTGGAGCATCCTCCTTCGGCTATGGTGGTGGAGCCGTGACACGCTCCTACGCGGGTTTGGGCGAGAAGCTAGACTTCAACCTGGCCGATGCCATGAACCAGGATTTCCTGCATACACGCACCAATGAGAAGGCCGAGCTACAGCACCTGAATGACCGCTTCGCCAGTTACATTGAGAAGGTGCGCTTCCTCGAGCAGCAGAACCAGGCCCTGTCTGTAGAGATTGAGCGCTTGAGGGGCCGCGAGCCCACACGCATTGCTGAGATGTACGAGGAGGAGATGAGGGAGCTGCGCAGGCAGGTGGACGCGGTGACCAATCAGAGAGCTCGCGTAGAGGTGGAACGTGACAACCTGGCTGACGACCTAGAGAAACTCAAGCTCAG ACTTCAAGAAGAGATCCACCAGAAAGAAGAAGCTGAAAATAACCTCTCTGCTTTCAGAGCT GATGTTGATGCTGCCACTCTCGCCAGGCTGGACTTGGAGAGACGCATTGAGAGCCTTCATGAGGAGATTGCCTTCCTCAAGAAGATCCATGAGGAG GAGATCCGTGAGCTGCAGAGCCAGATGCAGGATACTCAGGTCCAGGTCCAAATGGACATGTCCAAGCCCGACCTGACCGCTGCTCTGAGGGACATTCGCGGCCAGTATGAGGCCATCGCAGCCAAGAACATTTCAGAAGCTGAGGAGTGGTACAAGTCCAAG GTAACAGATCTGAACCAAGCTGTGAGCAAGAACCACGATGCATTAAGACAGGCCAAGCAGGAAACTATGGAATTCCGCCACCAAATCCAGTCCTACACCTGTGAGATCGATTCCCTCAAGGGCACT aaTGAGTCTCTGATAAGACAGATGAGAGAGATGGAAGAACGGCTGGCCCAGGAGACTGGTGGTTACCAGGACACCATTACTCGTCTGGAGGCTGAGATTGCCAAAATGAAAGATGATATGGCTCGTCACCTTCGTGAATACCAGGACCTCCTTAATGTCAAGATGGCCCTGGATGTGGAGATTGCCACCTACAGGAAGCTGCTGGAGGGAGAGGAGAGCAG GATCTCTCTGCCTCCGCAGTCATATTCCTCCTTGAACTTCAGAGGTGATGCCAGAG AGACCAGCCAGGAGCATATCTCACAGCCACGTTCCTCTGAGATCCACTCCAAGAAAACAGTTCTGATCAAGACCATAGAGACCCGGGACGGAGAG GTTGTCAGTGAATCCACACAACACCAGCAGGACATCGTGTAA
- the ptprna gene encoding protein tyrosine phosphatase receptor type Na produces MRPRLWRALLGMTVLYQLVTAGKYGCLFEKRLCSREQFCSDDKLFGQCRKSRHEEVRYQVSVPVLKRLQEVLKQLMMQGFSWQDDITQHIIAKELSRIPHARAQTSQPAQSVQAASKKTYLSSKSEPSVAQNYLDYVILDPHQSSSLRMQALPLDPYTYLQDDMSHSLHPHAGVGYQRPTSRSGSQQHQRDRDRQLLEEALSLYLSSSQPSFHHRGAAGLPTAPYYEDLDFPLDYGEDYTLPERPSSRQRTNKKVLQDYSSLPGLDDDTVVQLSTVLERFGVDPRELSPQQLNKFALLLQLLQAQETENTDKHPGTVTVKETIVEGSDRVSQKGAKPVSPVVIQPTTPGLQLAATTSPSAPAPVTDAQGPGAITHGPVKEAELEKEKTNTNLKPGGKDGIHVREEYGYIVTNQSPLSLYDGVKLLETLAERIHLTTSSFINISVVGPALTFRIRQNSLNLSAEDVANKAVAEKNFLEGETGLKIIQTGVGERSEGRGLPQATRINDGSRGVVLTVVAMACVCVVVLVALAIACLRHHARQMESEKLGLGPEAGTETHFDYQELCRQHMAAKSSFSRPEPGGRRGTDTSRVSSVSSQFSDGPQHSPSSHSSTPSWSEEPAQSNMDISTGHMILAYMEDHLKNKDRLLKEWEALCLYQAEPSSVSVAQSESNLEKNRYPDFVPYDHSRVKLKPETNPAREDYINASIIIDHDPRMPAYIATQGPLPHTIADFWQMVWENGCTVIVMMTALVEDGEQQCERYWPDEGSSLYNIYEVNLVSEHIWCKDFLVRSFYLKNVQTQETRTLTQFHLLSWPATGIPSSTRPLLDFRRKVNKCYRGRSCPIIVHCSDGTGRTGTYILIDMVLNRMAKGVKEIDIAATLEHIRDQRPSMVRTKDQFEFALTAVAEEVNAILKALPQ; encoded by the exons ATGCGTCCACGGTTATGGAGAGCCCTGTTGGGAATGACCGTGCTCTACCAACTTGTCACAGCAGGCAAATACG GCTGTCTGTTTGAGAAGAGGCTGTGCTCCAGAGAGCAGTTCTGCTCTGACG ACAAGTTGTTTGGTCAGTGCCGGAAATCCAGGCATGAAGAAGTTCGATATCAAGTGTCTGTTCCTGTACTGAAAAGGCTGCAAGAAGTGCTCAAGCAGCTGATGATGCAAG GATTCTCCTGGCAGGATGATATCACCCAGCACATCATAGCAAAGGAGCTGAGCCGGATTCCTCATGCTCGAGCGCAGACCTCTCAGCCAGCGCA GTCTGTACAGGCTGCTTCTAAAAAGACCTATTTGAGCTCTAAGTCTGAGCCCAGCGTTGCCCAGAACTATTTGGATTATGTGATTTTAGATCCTCACCAGTCCTCATCACTCCGCATGCAAGCCTTACCATTAGACCCATACACATATCTGCAG GATGACATGTCACACTCTCTGCACCCTCATGCTGGTGTGGGCTACCAGCGTCCCACGTCGCGCTCCGGCTCACAGCAGCACcagcgagacagagacaggcagcTTTTAGAGGAAGCCTTGTCGCTCTACCTCTCctcttcacagccttctttccaCCATCGGGGGGCAGCAGGCCTCCCCACTGCCCCTTATTATGAGGACTTGGACTTCCCACTGGACTATGGAGAGGACTACACCCTGCCAGAGCGACCCAGCTCACGCCAGCGGACCAACAAAAAGGTTCTACAGGACTACAGCTCTCTGCCAGGGCTGGACG ATGATACAGTGGTGCAGCTGTCCACAGTGTTGGAGAGATTTGGGGTGGATCCACGAGAGCTGAGTCctcaacaattaaacaaatttgcCCTCCTGCTTCAGCTCCTGCAGGCGCAAGAAACCGAGAACACAG ATAAACATCCGGGAACAGTCACAGTGAAAGAA ACAATTGTAGAGGGCAGTGACAGGGTGTCGCAGAAAGGCGCCAAACCTGTGTCTCCTGTAGTGATTCAGCCCACCACCCCAGGGCTCCAGCTAGCCGCTACAACGTCCCCCTCTGCACCGGCTCCCGTCACTGATGCTCAGGGGCCTGGAGCAATCACACATGGGCCAGTGAAGGAAGCAGagctggaaaaggaaaagacCAACACAAACCTGAAACCAGGAGGCAAGGATGGCATACATGTCAGAGAGGAGTATGGCTACATAGTCACAAATCAGAG TCCTCTGAGCCTGTATGATGGTGTAAAGCTATTAGAAACGCTTGCAGAAAGGATTCATCTCACAACAAGCAGCTTTATCAACATCAG cgTGGTGGGGCCTGCACTGACGTTCAGGATCAGACAGAACTCTCTGAACCTCAGCGCAGAGGACGTGGCCAATAAAGCCG TGGCTGAGAAGAATTTCTTGGAGGGAGAGACGGGTCTAAAGATCATTCAGACAGGGGTGGGAGAG AGAAGCGAGGGACGCGGGCTTCCCCAGGCCACACGGATAAACGATGGCTCACGTGGCGTTGTCCTCACCGTGGTGGccatggcgtgtgtgtgtgtggtggtgttggtTGCTTTAGCCATTGCTTGTCTGCGTCATCATGCTCGTCAGATGGAGTCAGAGAAGCTGGGCCTCGGCCCCGAGGCTGGCACCGAGACACATTTTGATTACCAG gaGCTCTGTCGGCAGCACATGGCAGCCAAGTCTTCATTTAGCCGTCCAGAACCAGGCGGACGGAGGGGGACGGATACGTCTCGAGTGAGCAGTGTGTCATCTCAGTTCAGCGATGGGCCACAACACAGTCCCAGTTCTCACAGCAGCACGCCCTCATGGAGCGAAGAGCCTGCCCAGTCCAACATGGATATCTCTACCGGACACATGATACTG GCATACATGGAGGACCATCTGAAGAATAAGGACCGTCTGCTAAAGGAGTGGGAGGCTCTGTGCTTGTACCAGGCTGAACCCAGCTCTGTTTCTGTCGCCCAGAGTGAGAGCAACCTGGAGAAGAACCGCTACCCCGACTTTGTGCCCT aTGACCATTCCCGGGTGAAACTGAAGCCGGAGACGAACCCCGCTAGAGAGGACTACATCAATGCCAGCATTATA ATAGACCATGACCCACGCATGCCTGCTTACATCGCTACTCAAGGCCCCCTGCCACACACCATTGCTGACTTCTGGCAG ATGGTATGGGAGAACGGCTGCACAGTGATCGTGATGATGACTGCTCTAGTAGAGGATGGAGAACAGCAATGTGAACGTTACTGGCCTGATGAAGGATCATCTCTATACAACATCTATGAG GTGAACCTGGTGTCCGAGCACATCTGGTGTAAGGACTTCCTGGTGCGTAGTTTCTACCTGAAGAATGTGCAGACACAGGAGACGCGCACACTGACCCAGTTCCACCTGCTCAGCTGGCCTGCAACCGGCATCCCCAGCTCCACACGCCCCCTGCTGGACTTCCGCAG GAAAGTGAATAAGTGCTACAGAGGTCGATCCTGCCCAATCATTGTGCACTGCAG TGACGGGACTGGAAGAACTGGTACTTACATTCTCATTGACATGGTCCTTAACCGCATGGCGAAAG GTGTTAAAGAGATTGATATTGCTGCAACACTGGAGCACATTCGTGACCAGAGGCCCAGTATGGTGCGCACCAAG GACCAGTTTGAGTTTGCTCTCACAGCTGTGGCAGAGGAGGTGAATGCCATCCTGAAAGCCCTCCCACAGTGA